The genomic region ATGAGATATTGGGAAGCGCGTGGACCGGCACCCCAGTCTACCCAGTTTTTGATAAAATCGAAAGCCGTGGGTTCGGTAGGCCGTGAGTTTCTGACCAGCCGAACGGCATAGGAAATTACATAATCCGAGCAAGGTACTCGACGAACCATCCGTTGAAGAGCCAAGATTTCCGCGGCATTGAGGACCACCTCTACCTGGGGATCCAGATCTGACGTGGTCCGCTTTACAATTTGCATTTCCTCTTCCATCTGGGGGTAGTTGACGTAGATATTCAACATAAACCGATCCAGCTCAGCCTCGGGAAGCGGATAAGTTCCTTCCTGTTCAATAGGGTTCTGGGTTGCCAGAACGAAAAAGGGAAGGCTAAGTGGATAGGTTGTGCCACCTGCCGAGACTTTGTATTCTTGCATGGCCTGAAGCAAAGCCGCCTGGGTTTTAGGTGGCGTCCGATTGATCTCATCGGCCAGAAGAATATTACAAAAAATCGGGCCTTTGATAAACTTGAAAGTTCGCTGTTTGGTGACCGGATCTTCCTCCAGAATGTCCGTTCCGGTAATATCAGAAGGCATCAAATCTGGAGTAAATTGAACCCGTTTAAACTCTAAATCCAAGACCCTGGCCAGGGTATTAACCAGTAAAGTCTTGGCCAGCCCGGGAACCCCCACAAAAAGACAGTGCCCTTGAGAAAAAAGGGCTATCAACAACTCGTCTAAAACTTTCTCCTGCCCAACAATCACCTTACTGACCTCGGTCAGGATTTTCTCCCGACTTCGGGCGATATGCTCTACAATTTCCAGATCACTTTTATCGACAAAGGCTTCTGCCAAAGCTAACTCCCCTCGTTGGTAAAAGGCTATCCCACAAGTCGTAGGCATATCCTACCACTCGTGAAACGTAACCTCCTTAAGCTTGAGAAAAATAAAAATCTTTATCTTTTCTTATGTTCCTTAAAAAGGGTTGCTTTGTCAAGGGAATTATGGGAAGGTCTGTTGTGAAAGGTGAGAGGATGAGTGAATCCGGCCAAAGTCTTCCTTGACATAAAGCTGGATCCAGACGAAATTTAGGAAAAGAACTCCTGAATCCTAGGTTTACCTGGGGGACAGTCGCGTAGATTTAAAACTTCACCAAAAGCGAGGATTGGAAATGGAAGATTCTCCACTTCCAATTTTCGGTTTCTAAGCCATTGTTTTTAAACCTTCCACAGCTCGAGAATTAGCCCTGGCCATTTTATACCAGGTTGAGGTAAAAAAAGCCTATGCAGATCTTGCCCTGGATGCAGAATTGAAGCGGAGTTCCCTGAGTCCAGAGGATAAGGCCTTAGTTACGGAACTCGTGTATGGTGTATTAAGGTGGCAGAAAACCCTGGATTGGCAATTGGAGCAGGTATGTACAAAGCCCTTAAAAAAAACAACACCCTGGATTCGAAATATTTTAAGGCTTGGAGCTTATCAGCTTTTATTTCTGACCAGGGTCCCCGGCTTTGCTGCCCTTAACGAATCGGTGAAACTGGCGAAAAAGGTGGGATACCCGGGATCCCACAACCTTGTCAATGCAATTCTTCGGGCCTTAGACAGAAACCGGAAGCGGCTGACCTTCCCGGAGTTGGAAAAAGACCCGGTGAAACACATCGCGGTAAAATACTCCCATCCAGAATGGCTGGTGAAGCGATGGGTTAATCGGTATGGTAGGGATAGAACCATTCGGTGGTGCCAGGCCAACAACCAGCCTCCAGACCTGGCTATTCGTATGAATCCTTTGAAAACGGACCCGGTGACCTTGCGGGAAGAGCTGGAGAAAGAAGTCAAGACAGTCATTCCGCTTCCCTTTGATCTACCTGGATTTATCTTAAAGGACCATCCACCCATTGCAACCCTCTCGGCCTATGTCCAGGGGTGGTTTACCGTACAGGATCCGGGTTCCATGCTGATTACTCGAATCCTCGATCCCCAACCCCATGAAACAATTCTGGATGCCTGTGCCGGCTTGGGCACCAAAACGACCCAGATGGCAGAACAGATGAAAAATACCGGAACGATCCTGGCGGTAGATCTCAATGCCAGTAAAATCAAATTACTTGAGGAAAACTGCCGGAGACTCGGGATTACTTCGGTCACTTCCCGAATCGGAGATATCACCCAACTCAAAGATTTAAGTAAACGGTCCTTCCATCGTATTTTGGTGGATGCTCCCTGCTCAGGATGCGGAGTCTTTCGACGCCATCCCGAATCCAAGTGGCGGGTGACAGAAGAACAAATCCGGCGCTTACAGGGTCTTCAACTGACCTTACTAAATGCCGTAGCTCCCCTTTTAGCGCCACAAGGAATCCTGGCTTACAGTACCTGTACCACAGAACCTGAAGAAAATGAAGAGGTTGTTGAAAAATTTCTCCAGACCCATTCAGAGTTCCAAACAGAGCCGGTAGAAGAATATCTTCCCGGGACCTTAGGTCCTCTGGTTACAGAAGAAGCTTATCTCAAAACCTATTTGTACCCGGAGATATTCAACGGATTTTTTTGTGCCCGACTTTGTAAAAGATAGTGTGGAGGTGTGGGAGTGCTGTCCGTGGAAATTTTCCTGGCCTACCTGCTGGACCTTATCCTGGGTGACCCTCGCTGGCTCCCACATCCAGTTCGAGGCATAGGTTATGCCATTACCCAAACTGAGCGATTTCTGCGACGCCTTAAAATAGCGGAGCGGCTGGCTGGAGTTATCCTGACCGTCTTTATCGTAGGCGGTATTTTCCTTATTTCAACAGGATTAGTAAATCTGGCCCATTTTCTTCATCCAACCCTGGGTACTGGTCTTTCCATCGTCTTGATTTTTACCACCCTATCCGTTAAAAGCCTATATCAAGAAAGTATGAAGGTTTATTGGGCCCTTCAAAAAGGTGATCTCTTAAAAGCCAGAAAAGATCTGGCTATGATTGTAGGTCGGGATACCGAAAACTTAGATTTTGTTGAAATTGTTCGGGCGGGAGTTGAAACCGTTGCCGAAAATACCGTCGATGGCGTTATCTCTCCTCTGTTTTTTGCCTTTCTGGGAGGAGCTCCCCTCGCTCTGACCTATAAGGCAATTAATACCCTGGACTCGATGGTAGGGTATCGAAATGAAAAATACCTCCGGTTCGGATGGGCTTCGGCCCGGCTGGATGATATAGCTAATTTCATACCGGCTCGAATTGCGGGAATACTGATGCCTTTGGCCGCTTTTCTTTGCGGGGAAAGGGGATTTGAAGCTTTAAAAATCGTTTTGCGGGATGGACAAAAACATCCAAGCCCGAACAGTGGAATTTCAGAGGCAGCCGTTGCCGGAGCCTTAGGGGTTCAACTTGGTGGATTAAACTTTTATCAAGGAAAACCCTCTCTTAAACCGACCTTGGGAGATTCAACCCGATCTTTAACCCTTGAAGATATCTATCGTGCCAATCGAATCATGCTGGTAACTTCTGGGTTGACTTTAACCCTTGGACTTTTGTGTCGGTGGTAATTAATTCACAACGACCTGTTTCTGATCCAGCAGCTTTTTCCCCTTTTCATCATAAATTTCCAGTAAGAAGGTTCCCGGTATGGAAGGAGTTCTCACGGTAAAGGAAAGCCCGGGATCTGCAGAACTCAGGAGGAATTTCTGGGGTAAATGGACCTCCTGGGAATATTCAGCCAGGGAAGGAGTATACCGAATCCACCTGATTTTAGCAC from Candidatus Limnocylindrales bacterium harbors:
- the cbiB gene encoding adenosylcobinamide-phosphate synthase CbiB, giving the protein MGVLSVEIFLAYLLDLILGDPRWLPHPVRGIGYAITQTERFLRRLKIAERLAGVILTVFIVGGIFLISTGLVNLAHFLHPTLGTGLSIVLIFTTLSVKSLYQESMKVYWALQKGDLLKARKDLAMIVGRDTENLDFVEIVRAGVETVAENTVDGVISPLFFAFLGGAPLALTYKAINTLDSMVGYRNEKYLRFGWASARLDDIANFIPARIAGILMPLAAFLCGERGFEALKIVLRDGQKHPSPNSGISEAAVAGALGVQLGGLNFYQGKPSLKPTLGDSTRSLTLEDIYRANRIMLVTSGLTLTLGLLCRW
- a CDS encoding MoxR family ATPase, producing MPTTCGIAFYQRGELALAEAFVDKSDLEIVEHIARSREKILTEVSKVIVGQEKVLDELLIALFSQGHCLFVGVPGLAKTLLVNTLARVLDLEFKRVQFTPDLMPSDITGTDILEEDPVTKQRTFKFIKGPIFCNILLADEINRTPPKTQAALLQAMQEYKVSAGGTTYPLSLPFFVLATQNPIEQEGTYPLPEAELDRFMLNIYVNYPQMEEEMQIVKRTTSDLDPQVEVVLNAAEILALQRMVRRVPCSDYVISYAVRLVRNSRPTEPTAFDFIKNWVDWGAGPRASQYLILGGKARAILRGRYAVSTEDIRAIAPSVLRHRIVTNFKAEAEGVSSLDIIQKLIEETPETIS
- the rsmB gene encoding 16S rRNA (cytosine(967)-C(5))-methyltransferase RsmB, giving the protein MVFKPSTARELALAILYQVEVKKAYADLALDAELKRSSLSPEDKALVTELVYGVLRWQKTLDWQLEQVCTKPLKKTTPWIRNILRLGAYQLLFLTRVPGFAALNESVKLAKKVGYPGSHNLVNAILRALDRNRKRLTFPELEKDPVKHIAVKYSHPEWLVKRWVNRYGRDRTIRWCQANNQPPDLAIRMNPLKTDPVTLREELEKEVKTVIPLPFDLPGFILKDHPPIATLSAYVQGWFTVQDPGSMLITRILDPQPHETILDACAGLGTKTTQMAEQMKNTGTILAVDLNASKIKLLEENCRRLGITSVTSRIGDITQLKDLSKRSFHRILVDAPCSGCGVFRRHPESKWRVTEEQIRRLQGLQLTLLNAVAPLLAPQGILAYSTCTTEPEENEEVVEKFLQTHSEFQTEPVEEYLPGTLGPLVTEEAYLKTYLYPEIFNGFFCARLCKR